The Anas acuta chromosome 2, bAnaAcu1.1, whole genome shotgun sequence genome contains a region encoding:
- the CNOT10 gene encoding CCR4-NOT transcription complex subunit 10, with the protein MAADKAADQGTEKHEGAGTSGITDQEKELSSSALQAFLAGNYDACLQHLNTLQDINKDDYKITLNTAVAEFCKSNQTTTDNLRQTLNQLKNQVHSAVEEMDGLDDVENSMLYYNQAVILYHLRQYTEAISVGEKLYQFIEPFEEKFAQAVCFLLVDLYLLTYQAEKALHLLAVLEKMISQGNNNSKNGKNESGNNTNKDSSNQKAESGALIEVAKSKIHQYKVRAYIQMKSLKACKREIKSVMNTAGNSAPSLFLKSNFEYLRGNYRKAVKLLNSANIAEHPGFMKTGECLRCMFWNNLGCIHFAMGKHNLGIFYFKKALQENDNACAQLGTGSSDPGKKFSGRPMCTLLTNKRYELLYNCGIQLLHIGRPLAAFECLIEAVQVYHSNPRLWLRIAECCIAANKGTSEQETKGLPSKKGIVQSIVGQGYHRKIVLASQSIQNVVYNDGQSSAIPVASMEFAAICLRNALLLLPEDQQESKQENGSKTSNQLGGNAENSESSEACSNKSHEGDKFIAAPPSSPLKKQELENLRCSILACSAYVALALGDNLMALNHADKLLQQPKLSGSLKFLGHLYAAEALISLDRISDAITHLNPENVTDVSLGISSNEQDQGSDKGENEAMESSGKQTPQCYPSSVTSARTMMLFNLGSAYCLRSEYDKARKCLHQAASLIHPKEIPPEAILLAVYLELQNGNTQLALQIIKRNQLLPSVKTLSDMRKKPVFQPVHSIQPIQMPAFTTVQRK; encoded by the exons ATCAAGGTACTGAGAAACATGAAGGAGCAGGTACTTCAGGGATTACCGATCAGGAGAAGGAGCTGTCGAGCAGTGCACTACAAGCTTTTCTG GCTGGAAATTATGATGCTTGTTTGCAACACCTAAATACCCTTCAAGACATAAACAAAGATGACTACAAAATAACACTGAATACTGCTGTTGCGGAGTTCTGTAAAAGTAACCAGACTACAACAGACAATTTGAGGCAAACCCTTAACCAGCTGAAGAACCAG gttcACTCTGCTGTTGAAGAAATGGATGGTTTAGACGATGTTGAAAATAGTATGCTTTATTACAATCAAGCTGTTATTTTGTACCATCTGCGTCAGTACACTGAAGCTATATCAGTTGGAGAGAAGCTGTACCAGTTTATAGAGCCTTTCG AAGAGAAGTTTGCACAAGCTGTGTGCTTCTTGCTTGTGGACTTGTACCTGCTAACTTACCAAGCTGAGAAAGCCTTGCATCTGCttgctgttctggaaaaaatgatttcacaGGGCAATAATAATAGCAAGAATGGGAAAAATGAG TCAGGGAATAATACTAATAAAGACTCCTCTAACCAAAAAGCTGAAAGTGGAGCTTTAATAGAAGTTGCTAAATCTAAGATACATCAG TATAAGGTGAGAGCCTATATCCAGATGAAGTCACTAAAAGCATGCAAAAGGGAGATCAAGTCTGTTATGAATACAGCTGGAAAC tcagctccttctctctttcttaagagtaattttgaatatttgagGGGCAATTACCGTAAAGCAGTCAAACTTTTAAACAGTGCAAACATTGCTGAACATCCAGGCTTCATGaaaacag GTGAATGCTTAAGGTGCATGTTCTGGAACAATCTTGGCTGCATCCACTTTGCAATGGGAAAGCACAATTTAGGaattttttacttcaaaaaagCCTTACAGGAAAACGATAATGCATGTGCGCAGCTAGGAACAGGTAGCTCAGATCCAG GTAAAAAATTTTCAGGGAGGCCCATGTGTACGCTGCTGACCAACAAACGGTATGAGTTGCTCTACAACTGCGGAATTCAGCTCCTGCATATCGGGAGGCCTTTAGCTGCCTTCGAATGCCTGATTGAGGCAGTCCAGGTTTATCACTCAAACCCTCGCCTTTGGCTGAGGATAGCTGAATGCTGCATTGCTGCCAACAAGGGG ACTTCAGAACAAGAGACTAAGGGTCTTCCAAGCAAAAAGGGAATTGTGCAATCTATAGTAGGTCAAGGCTACCACCGTAAGATAGTCCTGGCGTCCCAGTCAATACAGAATGTTGTTTATAA TGATGGGCAGTCTTCAGCAATACCTGTAGCCAGCATGGAATTTGCAGCGATATGTCTAAGAAATGCCTTGCTGTTACTTCCAGAAGACCAGCAGGAGTCAAAGCAAGAAAATGGCTCTAAAACTAGTAATCAGCTAGgtggaaatgcagaaaacagtgaaagcagTGAAGCATGCAG CAATAAAAGTCATGAAGGGGATAAATTCATTGCAGCTCCACCTTCTTCGCCTTTGAAGAAACAGGAATTAGAAAACTTAAG gtgCTCAATACTTGCCTGTAGTGCTTACGTGGCTCTGGCTTTGGGTGATAACCTCATGGCACTGAATCACGCAGATAAACTCCTTCAGCAACCAAAGCTGTCAGGGTCTCTTAA GTTTCTTGGGCATTTGTATGCAGCAGAAGCTCTCATCTCTCTAGACAGAATATCTGATGCCATCACTCACTTGAACCCTGAGAACGTCACTGATGTTTCCCTCGGGATCTCTTCAAACGAACAGGATCAAG ggTCTGACAAAGGAGAGAATGAGGCAATGGAATCTT CTGGCAAGCAGACCCCACAGTGCTATCCCAGTTCAGTCACATCTGCACGAACAATGATGTTGTTCAACCTCGGAAGTGCTTACTGCTTGAGGAGTGAATATGACAAAGCTCGAAAGTGTCTCCATCAG GCTGCTTCATTGATCCACCCCAAAGAGATCCCTCCAGAGGCTATTCTGCTGGCTGTATATCTTGAACTACAGAATG GTAACACTCAGCTGGCGTTGCAGATCATCAAGAGAAACCAGCTTCTCCCCTCTGTGAAAACACTCTCTGACATGCGGAAGAAGCCTGTTTTTCAGCCAGTCCATTCAATCCAGCCCATTCAGATGCCCGCTTTCACCACTGTTCAAAGGAAGTGA